In one Saimiri boliviensis isolate mSaiBol1 chromosome 19, mSaiBol1.pri, whole genome shotgun sequence genomic region, the following are encoded:
- the B4GALT3 gene encoding beta-1,4-galactosyltransferase 3, with product MLRRLLERPCTLALLVGSQLAVMMYLSLGGFRSLSALFGRDQGPTFDYSHPRDVYSNLSHLPGAPGGPPAPQDLPYCPERSPLLVGPVSVSFSPVPSLAEIVERNPRVEPGGRYRPAGCEPRSRTAIIVPHRAREHHLRLLLYHLHPFLQRQQLAYGIYVIHQAGNGTFNRAKLLNVGVREALRDEEWDCLFLHDVDLLPENDHNLYVCDPRGPRHVAVAMNKFGYSLPYPQYFGGVSALTPDQYLKMNGFPNEYWGWGGEDDDIATRVRLAGMKISRPPTSVGHYKMVKHRGDKGNEENPHRFDLLVRTQNSWTQDGMNSLTYRLLARELGPLYTNITADIGTDPRGPRAPSGPRYPPGSSQAFRQEMLQRQPPARPGPPPTANHTALRGSH from the exons ATGTTGCGGAGGCTGCTGGAGCGGCCCTGCACGCTGGCCCTGCTTGTGGGCTCCCAGCTGGCTGTCATGATGTACCTGTCATTGGGGGGCTTCCGAAGTCTCAGTGCCCTGTTTGGCCGAGATCAGGGGCCAACATTTGACTATTCTCATCCTCGTGATGTCTACAGTAACCTCAGTCACCTGCCTGGGGCCCCAGGGGGTCCTCCAGCTCCTCAAGATCTGCCCTACTGTCCAGAACGATCTCCTCTCTTAG TGGGTCCTGTGTCGGTGTCCTTTAGCCCAGTGCCATCACTGGCAGAGATTGTGGAGCGGAATCCCAGGGTAGAACCAGGGGGCCGGTACCGCCCTGCAGGGTGTGAGCCCCGCTCCCGGACAGCCATCATTGTGCCCCATCGTGCCCGGGAGCACCACCTGCGCCTGCTGCTCTACCACCTGCACCCATTCTTACAGCGCCAGCAGCTTGCCTATGGCATCTATGTCATCCACCAG GCTGGAAATGGAACATTTAACAGGGCAAAACTGCTGAATGTTGGGGTGCGAGAGGCCTTGCGTGATGAAGAGTGGGACTGCCTGTTCTTGCATGATGTGGACCTCTTGCCAGAAAATGACCACAATCTGTATGTGTGTGACCCCCGGGGACCCCGCCATGTTGCTGTTGCTATGAACAAGTTTGGATACAG cctcccataCCCCCAGTACTTCGGAGGCGTCTCGGCACTTACTCCTGACCAGTACCTGAAGATGAATGGCTTCCCCAATGAATACTGGGGCTGGGGTGGTGAGGATGATGACATTGCTACCAG GGTGCGCCTGGCTGGGATGAAGATCTCTCGGCCCCCCACATCTGTAGGGCACTATAAGATGGTGAAGCACCGAGGAGATAAGGGCAACGAGGAAAATCCCCACAG ATTTGACCTCCTGGTCCGTACCCAGAATTCCTGGACACAAGATGGGATGAACTCACTGACATACCGACTGCTGGCTCGAGAGCTGGGTCCTCTTTATACCAACATCACAGCAGACATTGGGACTGACCCTCGGGGTCCTCGAGCTCCTTCTGGGCCCCGTTACCCACCTGGTTCCTCCCAAGCCTTCCGTCAAGAGATGCTGCAACGCCAGCCCCCAGCCAGGCCTGGGCCTCCACCTACTGCCAACCACACAGCCCTCCGAGGTTCACACTGA
- the PPOX gene encoding protoporphyrinogen oxidase isoform X2 produces the protein MRLCTVLPSAALDLSPSLTLKVASLAMDSLCRGVFAGNSRELSIRSCFPSLFQAEQTHRSVLLGLLLGPGRTPQPDSALIRQASAERWSQWSLRGGLEMLPQALEIHLTNRGVTVLRGQPVCGLSIQAEGRWKISLGDSSLEADHVISAIPASVLSKLLPAEAAPLARALSAITAVSVAVVNLQYRGAHLPVQGFGHLVPSSEDPGVLGIVYDSVAFPEQDGSPPGLRVTVMLGGSWLQTLEASGCVLSQELFQQRAQEAAATQLGLKELPSHCLVHLHKNCIPQYTLGHWQKLESARQFLATHRLPLTLAGASYEGVAVNDCIESGRQAAVSVMGTEPNS, from the exons ATGAGACTGTGCACAGTTTTGCCCAGCGCCGCCTTGGACCTGAG TCCCAGTCTCACCCTCAAGGTGGCGTCTCTAGCCATGGACAGTCTCTGCCGTGGAGTGTTTGCAGGCAACAGCCGTGAGCTCAGCATCAGGTCCTGCTTTCCCAGTCTCTTCCAAGCTGAGCAAACCCATCGTTCCGTATTACTGGGCCTACTGCTGGGGCCAG GGCGGACCCCACAGCCAGACTCAGCACTTATTCGTCAGGCCTCTGCTGAGCGCTGGAGCCAGTGGTCACTTCGTGGAGGTCTAGAGATGTTGCCTCAGGCCCTTGAAATCCACCTGACTAATAGGGGGGTCACTGTTCTCAGAGGCCAACCAGTCTGTGGGCTCAGCATCCAGGCAGAAGGGCGCTGGAAG ATATCTCTAGGGGACAGCAGTCTGGAGGCTGACCATGTTATTAGTGCCATTCCAGCTTCAG TGCTCAGCAAGCTGCTGCCCGCTGAGGCTGCACCTCTGGCTCGTGCCCTTAGTGCCATCACTGCTGTGTCTGTAGCTGTGGTAAATCTGCAGTACCGAGGAGCTCATCTGCCTGTCCAG GGATTTGGACACTTGGTGCCATCTTCAGAGGATCCAGGCGTCCTGGGAATTGTGTATGACTCAGTTGCTTTCCCTGAGCAGGATGGGAGCCCCCCTGGCCTCAGAGTGACT GTGATGCTGGGAGGTTCCTGGTTACAGACGCTGGAGGCAAGTGGCTGTGTCTTATCTCAGGAGCTGTTTCAACAGCGGGCACAGGAAGCAGCTGCCACACAATTAGGACTGAAGGAGCTGCCGAGTCACTGCTTGGTCCATCTACACAAG aACTGCATCCCCCAGTATACACTAGGTCACTGGCAAAAACTAG AGTCAGCTAGGCAATTCTTGGCCACTCACAGGTTGCCCCTGACTCTGGCTGGAGCCTCCTATGAGGGGGTTGCTGTTAATGACTGTATAGAGAGTGGACGCCAGGCAGCAGTCAGTGTCATGGGCACAGAACCTAACAGCTGA
- the PPOX gene encoding protoporphyrinogen oxidase isoform X1, with protein MGRTVVVLGGGISGLAASYHLSRAPCPPKVVLVEGGERLGGWIRSVRGPNGAIFELGPRGIRPAGALGARTLLLVSELGLDSEVLPVRGDHPAAQNRFLYVGGALHALPTGLRGLLLPSSPFTKPLFWAGLRDLTKPRSKEPDETVHSFAQRRLGPEVASLAMDSLCRGVFAGNSRELSIRSCFPSLFQAEQTHRSVLLGLLLGPGRTPQPDSALIRQASAERWSQWSLRGGLEMLPQALEIHLTNRGVTVLRGQPVCGLSIQAEGRWKISLGDSSLEADHVISAIPASVLSKLLPAEAAPLARALSAITAVSVAVVNLQYRGAHLPVQGFGHLVPSSEDPGVLGIVYDSVAFPEQDGSPPGLRVTVMLGGSWLQTLEASGCVLSQELFQQRAQEAAATQLGLKELPSHCLVHLHKNCIPQYTLGHWQKLESARQFLATHRLPLTLAGASYEGVAVNDCIESGRQAAVSVMGTEPNS; from the exons ATGGGCCGGACCGTGGTCGTGCTGGGCGGAGGCATCAGCGGCTTGGCCGCCAGTTACCACCTGAGCCGGGCCCCCTGTCCCCCTAAG GTGGTCCTGGTGGAGGGCGGTGAGCGTCTGGGAGGCTGGATTCGCTCCGTTCGAGGGCCGAATGGCGCTATTTTTGAGCTTGGACCTCGGGGAATTAGGCCGGCGGGAGCCCTCGGGGCCCGGACCTTGCTCCTG GTTTCTGAGCTTGGCTTGGATTCAGAAGTGCTGCCTGTCCGGGGAGACCACCCAGCTGCCCAGAACAGGTTCCTCTACGTGGGCGGTGCCCTACATGCCCTACCCACTGGCCTCAG GGGGCTACTCCTCCCTTCATCCCCATTTACCAAACCTCTGTTTTGGGCTGGACTGAGGGACCTGACCAAGCCCCGGAGCAAAGAGCCTGATGAGACTGTGCACAGTTTTGCCCAGCGCCGCCTTGGACCTGAG GTGGCGTCTCTAGCCATGGACAGTCTCTGCCGTGGAGTGTTTGCAGGCAACAGCCGTGAGCTCAGCATCAGGTCCTGCTTTCCCAGTCTCTTCCAAGCTGAGCAAACCCATCGTTCCGTATTACTGGGCCTACTGCTGGGGCCAG GGCGGACCCCACAGCCAGACTCAGCACTTATTCGTCAGGCCTCTGCTGAGCGCTGGAGCCAGTGGTCACTTCGTGGAGGTCTAGAGATGTTGCCTCAGGCCCTTGAAATCCACCTGACTAATAGGGGGGTCACTGTTCTCAGAGGCCAACCAGTCTGTGGGCTCAGCATCCAGGCAGAAGGGCGCTGGAAG ATATCTCTAGGGGACAGCAGTCTGGAGGCTGACCATGTTATTAGTGCCATTCCAGCTTCAG TGCTCAGCAAGCTGCTGCCCGCTGAGGCTGCACCTCTGGCTCGTGCCCTTAGTGCCATCACTGCTGTGTCTGTAGCTGTGGTAAATCTGCAGTACCGAGGAGCTCATCTGCCTGTCCAG GGATTTGGACACTTGGTGCCATCTTCAGAGGATCCAGGCGTCCTGGGAATTGTGTATGACTCAGTTGCTTTCCCTGAGCAGGATGGGAGCCCCCCTGGCCTCAGAGTGACT GTGATGCTGGGAGGTTCCTGGTTACAGACGCTGGAGGCAAGTGGCTGTGTCTTATCTCAGGAGCTGTTTCAACAGCGGGCACAGGAAGCAGCTGCCACACAATTAGGACTGAAGGAGCTGCCGAGTCACTGCTTGGTCCATCTACACAAG aACTGCATCCCCCAGTATACACTAGGTCACTGGCAAAAACTAG AGTCAGCTAGGCAATTCTTGGCCACTCACAGGTTGCCCCTGACTCTGGCTGGAGCCTCCTATGAGGGGGTTGCTGTTAATGACTGTATAGAGAGTGGACGCCAGGCAGCAGTCAGTGTCATGGGCACAGAACCTAACAGCTGA